One window of Paenibacillus albicereus genomic DNA carries:
- a CDS encoding extracellular solute-binding protein: MKKWTTIAFTAALAVTVTACSSNAGNPAANAGGAGADPGGGSGQPVTLKIVYKDEGTSNAASVKFFQELEKALAKDEGLDVKFELVDLAQGSYAENLNLLLLGGTIPDIIYFQGGDQQMAEQGLLEDLTPYIEKSEHLKTILEPHNQTRMASYPYLLWIKPLAPKVPVVRADWFEAMDSSKALTADPSVDNYYAFFKELAEKKPGSGKPSYALTAAGDIAEINTIFNAAFGLDQTWIKKDDGTFEYSRISEGEKEKLAFYNKLYKEGLLDPQFITKQWDTKEDAFYKGEAGVITGTAGKIIDLYNGRMQELGGESAKLVVLPPAKGVSQGFGATDVTKESRGLAISSQSANKEAAFQVFDYLASPKGQMLDRLGYEGENYAVVDGKIELNDNYYNNWYARFWEPVEIKSEIPLQTPLLGEPGAKSLELASTFYTEDNSFIIPEQFVANWDAMNNLYKEYSTDFITGKKDLSEFGAFVDAWNAAGGADITAYANETIQ; encoded by the coding sequence ATGAAAAAATGGACCACGATCGCATTCACGGCCGCATTGGCCGTAACCGTAACCGCCTGCTCATCCAATGCCGGCAATCCCGCCGCCAACGCAGGCGGAGCCGGGGCCGATCCCGGCGGCGGCAGCGGCCAGCCGGTCACGCTCAAGATCGTATACAAAGACGAAGGAACGTCGAACGCCGCATCCGTCAAATTTTTCCAAGAACTTGAGAAAGCGCTTGCCAAGGACGAAGGGCTGGACGTCAAGTTCGAGCTGGTCGACCTGGCGCAGGGCAGCTATGCGGAGAACCTGAACCTGCTGCTGCTCGGCGGCACGATTCCGGACATCATCTACTTCCAGGGCGGGGACCAGCAGATGGCGGAGCAAGGCCTGCTCGAGGACCTGACTCCTTATATCGAGAAATCCGAGCATCTGAAGACGATCCTGGAGCCGCATAACCAGACGCGCATGGCCAGCTATCCGTACCTGCTGTGGATCAAGCCGCTTGCGCCGAAGGTGCCGGTCGTGCGGGCCGATTGGTTCGAGGCGATGGACAGCTCCAAGGCGCTGACGGCGGATCCGAGCGTAGACAACTACTACGCCTTCTTCAAGGAGCTGGCCGAGAAGAAGCCGGGTTCGGGCAAGCCCTCCTACGCGCTGACGGCGGCAGGCGACATCGCGGAGATCAACACGATCTTCAACGCGGCGTTCGGCCTCGACCAGACGTGGATCAAGAAGGACGACGGCACGTTCGAGTACTCCCGGATCTCCGAAGGCGAGAAGGAGAAGCTGGCGTTCTACAACAAGCTCTACAAGGAAGGATTGCTCGATCCGCAGTTCATCACCAAGCAGTGGGATACGAAGGAGGACGCCTTCTACAAGGGCGAGGCAGGCGTCATCACCGGTACGGCGGGCAAGATCATCGACCTGTACAACGGCCGCATGCAGGAGCTCGGCGGCGAGAGCGCCAAGCTCGTCGTGCTGCCGCCGGCCAAGGGCGTCAGCCAAGGCTTCGGCGCGACGGACGTGACCAAGGAATCCCGCGGCCTGGCGATCTCCTCGCAGTCCGCGAACAAAGAAGCGGCGTTCCAAGTGTTCGACTACCTGGCGAGCCCGAAAGGGCAGATGCTGGACCGCCTCGGCTACGAGGGCGAGAACTATGCGGTCGTCGACGGCAAGATCGAGCTGAACGACAACTATTACAACAACTGGTACGCGCGCTTCTGGGAGCCGGTCGAGATCAAGTCGGAGATTCCGCTGCAGACGCCGCTGCTCGGCGAGCCGGGAGCGAAGTCGCTGGAGCTGGCTTCGACGTTCTACACCGAGGACAATTCCTTTATCATTCCCGAGCAGTTCGTCGCCAACTGGGATGCGATGAACAACCTGTACAAGGAATATTCGACGGACTTCATTACCGGTAAGAAGGATTTGAGCGAGTTCGGCGCGTTCGTCGACGCCTGGAACGCCGCCGGCGGAGCCGACATCACCGCATATGCGAACGAAACCATCCAGTAA
- a CDS encoding carbohydrate ABC transporter permease, with product MRRLEGSKIAIYLLLFAFTLTVLVPLLNLLALSFTAPGKAYLMSGLDLIPKGFSTLNYELLFSNPLITGGILNSVWITVAGTALNLALTSMAAYVLARNEFIGKKAVLFFLIVIMVFEPGMIPEYLLVKDIGLMNTLTSLILYKAVNVYYLFILMRFFQDIPEEILEAARIDGAGHFRMYTRILMPLSKPGLATLGLFYGVYHWNEYFRATLYISEPSKWPLQVVLRQFVVRKDNTSLIGSQNLFDSSIPFDFASLQAGTIIIAIVPLLVLYPFILKYYAKGALEGGVKD from the coding sequence GTGAGACGACTGGAAGGATCCAAAATCGCCATTTATCTGCTGCTGTTCGCCTTCACCTTGACGGTGCTCGTGCCGCTGCTCAACCTGCTTGCCCTATCCTTCACGGCGCCGGGCAAGGCCTATCTGATGAGCGGCCTCGACCTGATTCCGAAAGGCTTCTCCACGCTCAACTACGAGCTGCTCTTCTCCAATCCTCTCATCACCGGCGGCATCCTCAACTCGGTCTGGATCACCGTCGCCGGCACGGCGCTCAATCTGGCGCTCACCTCGATGGCGGCCTACGTGCTCGCCCGCAACGAGTTCATCGGCAAGAAGGCGGTGCTGTTCTTCCTCATCGTCATCATGGTGTTCGAGCCGGGCATGATTCCCGAGTACCTGCTGGTCAAGGACATCGGCCTCATGAACACGCTGACGTCGCTGATCCTGTACAAGGCCGTCAACGTCTACTACCTGTTCATCCTGATGCGCTTTTTCCAGGACATTCCGGAGGAAATCCTGGAGGCGGCGCGGATCGACGGGGCGGGGCATTTCCGGATGTACACGCGGATCTTGATGCCGCTGTCCAAGCCGGGGCTGGCGACGCTCGGCCTGTTCTACGGCGTCTACCACTGGAACGAGTACTTCCGCGCCACGCTCTACATCTCGGAGCCGTCCAAGTGGCCGCTGCAGGTCGTGCTGAGGCAGTTCGTCGTGCGCAAGGACAACACGTCGCTGATCGGCAGCCAGAACCTGTTCGACAGCTCGATTCCGTTCGACTTCGCTTCGCTGCAGGCGGGCACCATCATCATCGCGATCGTGCCGCTGCTCGTGCTCTATCCGTTCATTTTGAAGTATTACGCCAAGGGAGCTTTGGAAGGGGGCGTGAAGGATTAA
- a CDS encoding ABC transporter permease translates to MRAMKRLRQDWVLYAMLALPLLYFFVFHLIPLYGMKLAFQDYRILGDHVWVGLKHFETLFSSPAFASVLQNTIIISVMKIVFVFPIPIVLSLFINEVRSSRYRKYVQSVLYLPHFLSWVVIAGVWISLLDPATGGVNQIAGFFQLPSIDYMTSKEHIRWVLVLSEIWRSAGWDSIIYLAAIMKISPGLYEAAKIDGATRLQQMRFITLPHLYSTVVTVFILNLGFFMNAGFDQVFNFMNASVISVVDILDTYVYRIGIGSGQFAYATAASLFKGAIGIVLILGTHFISKRVSGKGVW, encoded by the coding sequence ATGAGGGCCATGAAGCGGCTGCGGCAGGACTGGGTGCTTTACGCCATGCTCGCCCTGCCTTTGCTCTACTTCTTCGTCTTTCATCTCATTCCGCTCTACGGCATGAAGCTCGCCTTCCAGGACTACCGCATCCTCGGCGATCATGTCTGGGTCGGCCTGAAGCATTTCGAGACGCTGTTCAGCTCCCCCGCTTTCGCGAGCGTGCTGCAGAACACGATCATCATCAGCGTCATGAAGATCGTCTTCGTCTTTCCGATCCCGATCGTGCTGTCGCTCTTCATCAACGAGGTCCGCAGCTCTCGGTACCGGAAGTACGTGCAGTCCGTACTGTATCTGCCGCATTTCCTGTCCTGGGTCGTCATCGCGGGCGTCTGGATCAGCCTGCTGGATCCGGCCACGGGAGGCGTCAACCAGATCGCCGGCTTCTTCCAGCTGCCGTCGATCGACTACATGACGAGCAAGGAGCATATCCGCTGGGTGCTCGTCCTGTCCGAGATCTGGCGCAGCGCAGGATGGGATTCCATCATCTATCTCGCCGCGATCATGAAGATCAGCCCCGGCCTGTACGAGGCGGCCAAGATCGACGGGGCGACGCGGCTGCAGCAGATGCGGTTCATCACGCTGCCCCATCTCTACAGCACGGTTGTAACCGTCTTCATCCTCAATCTCGGCTTTTTCATGAACGCCGGCTTCGACCAGGTGTTCAACTTCATGAACGCATCGGTCATCAGCGTCGTGGACATTCTGGATACGTACGTGTACCGGATCGGCATCGGCAGCGGCCAGTTCGCCTACGCGACGGCGGCCAGCCTGTTCAAAGGCGCCATCGGCATCGTCCTCATTCTGGGCACGCACTTCATCTCGAAGCGCGTCTCGGGCAAAGGCGTCTGGTAA
- a CDS encoding DUF4387 domain-containing protein codes for MTKLGDLAKVLRSKNSGPFEITLDVLFDSRESYERVKRSGAVTPKTVSEAYGISEEQIHHFVFFDPALGFKVTMARDVSSGSAGDRDVYGAQQHAPLMRLEIDSHQEV; via the coding sequence ATGACCAAGCTGGGCGATCTGGCCAAGGTGCTGCGCAGCAAAAATTCAGGACCGTTCGAAATTACGCTGGACGTCCTGTTCGACTCCAGGGAAAGCTACGAGCGGGTGAAGCGCTCCGGGGCTGTCACGCCGAAAACCGTCAGCGAGGCGTACGGAATCTCGGAGGAGCAGATCCATCATTTCGTCTTTTTCGATCCGGCGCTCGGATTCAAGGTCACGATGGCCCGGGACGTCTCCTCCGGCAGCGCCGGCGATCGGGACGTCTACGGCGCCCAGCAGCATGCCCCGCTCATGCGCCTTGAGATCGACAGCCATCAGGAGGTGTAG
- a CDS encoding acyclic terpene utilization AtuA family protein — protein sequence MSTDIRILSPCGMLGYGFPEESFRSGMERRPHAIVVDAGSTDGGPHKLGAGVSIVSKRAVKKDLGLMIPAGLEAGIPVVIGSAGGSGARKHVDWTLEIIDELLQEMGKQAKLAVIWADFEPEEIERARREGRTSPLSSNIPPLTEEAVAGTRSIVAQMGHEPIVAALESGADIIVCGRAYDPSPFAAVGIHQGKDPGLSYHLGKILECGALCAEPGTTKDSILGTISDGSFTVESLNPQRQCSETSVAAHTFYEKEHPYLLHGPGFTLDLEHCRFEQAEPGVVRVSGSRFIPSDTYAIKLEGAMQTAYRTFVVAGIRDPILLGKLEEVEELVRAQAREYYRDVPESDYAIRFYNYGMNGVLGGQEPEPFRGHEVGVLFEVVARTQELASSICATVRSTFLHYGYEGRKSTAGNLAFPFAPSDIEFGPVYAFSVYHLMESSPDAFAIEHRRGGMKR from the coding sequence ATGAGCACAGATATTCGAATCCTGTCCCCATGCGGAATGCTGGGATACGGATTCCCGGAAGAGTCGTTCCGCAGCGGCATGGAACGGCGGCCTCATGCGATCGTCGTCGACGCCGGATCGACGGACGGCGGCCCGCATAAGCTGGGCGCCGGCGTATCGATCGTCAGCAAGCGGGCGGTCAAGAAGGATCTCGGGCTGATGATTCCGGCCGGGCTGGAGGCGGGCATCCCGGTCGTGATCGGATCGGCCGGAGGCTCCGGCGCGAGGAAGCACGTCGACTGGACGCTCGAGATCATCGACGAGCTGCTGCAGGAGATGGGCAAGCAGGCCAAGCTCGCGGTCATCTGGGCGGACTTCGAGCCGGAGGAGATCGAGCGCGCCCGCAGAGAGGGACGGACCTCTCCGCTCAGCTCGAACATCCCTCCGCTGACGGAGGAGGCCGTCGCCGGCACGCGCAGCATCGTCGCCCAGATGGGCCATGAGCCGATCGTCGCGGCGCTCGAATCGGGGGCGGACATCATCGTCTGCGGCCGGGCGTACGACCCGTCGCCGTTCGCCGCCGTCGGCATCCACCAGGGCAAGGACCCGGGGCTGTCGTACCATCTGGGCAAGATTCTCGAATGCGGCGCGTTGTGCGCCGAGCCCGGCACGACCAAGGACAGCATCCTGGGAACGATCAGCGACGGCAGCTTCACGGTGGAATCGCTCAATCCGCAGCGGCAGTGCAGCGAGACGAGCGTCGCCGCCCACACCTTCTACGAGAAGGAGCATCCTTATCTTCTGCATGGGCCGGGATTCACGCTGGATCTGGAGCACTGCCGCTTCGAGCAGGCGGAGCCGGGCGTCGTCCGCGTCAGCGGCAGCCGCTTCATCCCGTCCGACACCTACGCCATCAAGCTGGAAGGAGCCATGCAGACCGCCTATCGGACGTTCGTCGTCGCCGGCATCCGCGATCCGATCCTGCTCGGCAAGCTGGAGGAGGTCGAGGAGCTGGTGCGGGCGCAAGCCAGGGAGTACTACCGGGACGTGCCGGAGTCCGACTATGCGATCCGCTTCTACAACTACGGCATGAACGGCGTGCTGGGCGGCCAGGAGCCGGAGCCGTTCCGCGGGCATGAGGTCGGCGTCCTGTTCGAGGTCGTCGCCCGCACCCAGGAGCTGGCCAGCAGCATCTGCGCTACGGTGCGATCGACCTTCCTTCACTACGGCTACGAGGGACGCAAGTCGACCGCCGGCAACCTGGCGTTCCCGTTCGCGCCGAGCGACATCGAGTTCGGGCCGGTCTACGCGTTCTCCGTGTACCATCTGATGGAATCGTCTCCGGACGCGTTCGCGATCGAGCATCGAAGAGGAGGGATGAAGCGATGA
- a CDS encoding FadR/GntR family transcriptional regulator, with translation MTIKKIKYHRVYEDVIEQLKNLILEGNLAPGDVLPTERELAQSFGISRGTLREAFRILEREGLIEARPGGGRFLSKALDIAEDRTRILDNIERATIIELLEARELFETGIVELAAKRATEEDIAEIEAAFEAWGGIGPEGDSSKPDQAFHLSIAKATHNVVLVNLIELHMDLLQRTLRKTAAIPGRKSEVYEEHRLILLAIKEKDPVKARLALLHHLSHVKENIQRNAVQV, from the coding sequence ATGACGATAAAAAAAATCAAATACCATCGCGTGTACGAGGATGTCATCGAGCAGCTGAAAAACCTGATCCTCGAAGGCAACCTCGCGCCCGGAGACGTGCTGCCGACCGAGCGCGAGCTGGCCCAGTCGTTCGGCATCAGCCGAGGCACGCTGCGGGAGGCGTTCCGCATCCTGGAGCGGGAGGGGCTGATCGAGGCCCGGCCGGGCGGAGGACGATTCCTGAGCAAGGCGCTCGATATCGCCGAGGACCGCACCCGCATCCTCGACAACATCGAGCGGGCGACGATTATCGAGCTGCTGGAGGCCAGGGAGCTGTTCGAGACGGGCATCGTGGAGCTCGCCGCCAAGCGGGCGACCGAGGAGGACATCGCCGAGATCGAGGCGGCGTTCGAGGCCTGGGGAGGCATCGGACCGGAAGGCGACAGCTCCAAGCCGGATCAGGCGTTTCACCTGTCGATCGCCAAGGCGACGCATAACGTCGTGCTCGTGAACCTGATCGAGCTGCACATGGACCTGCTGCAGCGGACGCTCCGCAAGACGGCGGCCATCCCTGGACGCAAGAGCGAGGTGTACGAGGAGCATCGCCTCATCCTGCTGGCGATCAAGGAAAAGGATCCGGTCAAGGCCCGCCTCGCGCTGCTGCACCACTTGAGCCACGTGAAGGAAAACATTCAACGAAACGCCGTTCAGGTCTAA
- the dnaJ gene encoding molecular chaperone DnaJ has translation MADKRDYYEVLELGKDASAEEIKKAYRKLARQYHPDVNKGADAETKFKEVKEAYDTLSDDQKRAVYDQYGHVDPNQFGGGGQDFGGGGFGDIFDMFFGGGGRRDPNAPQRGNDLQYTMTIEFKEAVFGKETEITIPRTENCDTCHGSGAKPGTKPENCSVCRGTGQQEVVQNTPFGRMVNRRACTNCSGTGKIIKDKCSTCHGAGKVKKQRKITVRIPAGVDEGAQIRLNGEGESGTRGGPNGDLYIVLRVKPHEFFDRENDDIYCEVPLSFAQAALGDEIEIPTLTEKVKLKIPAGTQTGTYFRLKGKGVPKLRGYGNGDQHVKVTVVTPTSLTDEQKDLLRQLGGFGGSAAAGGEEHHESIFDRMKKAFRGD, from the coding sequence TTGGCGGATAAGCGCGATTATTACGAGGTGCTGGAGCTCGGCAAGGACGCCTCGGCGGAAGAGATCAAGAAAGCCTACCGCAAGCTGGCGCGCCAGTACCATCCGGACGTCAACAAGGGCGCCGATGCGGAGACGAAGTTCAAGGAAGTCAAGGAAGCCTACGACACCTTGAGCGACGATCAGAAGCGCGCCGTGTACGACCAGTACGGGCATGTCGATCCGAACCAGTTCGGCGGAGGCGGCCAGGACTTCGGCGGAGGCGGCTTCGGCGACATCTTCGACATGTTCTTCGGCGGAGGCGGACGGCGCGACCCGAACGCGCCGCAGCGCGGCAACGACCTTCAATACACGATGACGATCGAGTTCAAGGAAGCGGTGTTCGGCAAGGAGACCGAGATTACGATCCCGCGCACCGAGAACTGCGACACCTGCCACGGCTCCGGCGCCAAGCCGGGCACGAAGCCGGAGAACTGCTCCGTCTGCCGCGGCACCGGCCAGCAGGAAGTCGTGCAGAATACGCCTTTCGGCCGCATGGTCAACCGCCGCGCCTGCACGAACTGCAGCGGCACGGGCAAGATCATCAAGGACAAGTGCTCGACCTGCCACGGCGCGGGCAAGGTGAAGAAGCAGCGCAAGATCACCGTCCGCATCCCGGCGGGCGTAGACGAGGGCGCGCAGATCCGCCTGAACGGCGAGGGCGAGAGCGGCACGCGCGGCGGCCCGAACGGAGACCTGTACATCGTGCTGCGCGTCAAGCCGCATGAGTTCTTCGACCGCGAGAACGACGACATCTACTGCGAGGTGCCGTTGTCGTTCGCGCAGGCGGCGCTCGGCGACGAGATCGAGATCCCGACGCTGACGGAGAAGGTCAAGCTCAAGATTCCGGCCGGCACGCAGACCGGCACGTACTTCCGCCTCAAAGGCAAGGGCGTGCCGAAGCTGCGGGGCTACGGCAACGGCGACCAGCACGTCAAGGTGACCGTCGTCACGCCGACGTCGCTCACCGACGAGCAAAAGGACCTGCTGCGCCAGCTCGGCGGCTTCGGCGGCAGCGCGGCAGCAGGGGGCGAGGAGCATCATGAGAGCATCTTCGATCGGATGAAGAAGGCTTTCCGCGGCGACTAG
- the dnaK gene encoding molecular chaperone DnaK, which yields MSKVIGIDLGTTNSCVAVMEGGEAVVIPNPEGNRTTPSVVGFKKDGERIVGETAKRQAITNPDRTIISIKRHMGTSHKETIDGKDFTPQEISAIILQKLKSDAEAYLGQTVTQAVITVPAYFNDSQRQATKDAGKIAGLEVLRIVNEPTAAALAYGLEKSEDQTILVYDLGGGTFDVSILELGDGFFEVKATSGDNRLGGDDFDQVIIDHIVAEFKKEHGSDLSKDKAAVQRLKDAAEKAKKELSGVLTTTISLPFITMVDGVPQHLELNLTRAKFEELAAPLVERTLAPTRQALSDSGLSASEIDKVVLVGGSTRIPAVQEAIKKLIGKEPHKGVNPDEVVALGAAVQAGVLTGDVKDVVLLDVTPLSLGIETAGGVFTKMIERNTTIPTSKSQVYSTYADNQTSVEIHVLQGERAMAAGNKTLGRFMLGDIPPAPRGVPQIEVTFDIDANGIVNVSALDKGTGKSQKITITSSSGLSDEEVERMMKDAELNAEEDRKRKELVEAKNNADQLIYSVDKTVKDLGDKIDAGEIEKANQAKEALQAVVGGEDLDAIKKATDELTEIVQQLSVKLYEQAAQAEQGAPGADGGAAQGGAAGRDNVVDADYEVVDDKK from the coding sequence ATGAGCAAAGTAATCGGCATCGACCTTGGAACGACCAACTCCTGCGTAGCAGTCATGGAGGGCGGCGAGGCCGTCGTCATTCCGAACCCGGAGGGCAACCGCACGACGCCGTCCGTCGTCGGCTTCAAGAAGGACGGAGAGCGCATCGTCGGCGAGACGGCCAAGCGCCAGGCGATCACGAACCCGGACCGCACGATCATCTCGATCAAGCGCCACATGGGCACGAGCCACAAAGAAACGATCGACGGCAAGGACTTTACGCCGCAAGAGATTTCCGCCATCATCCTGCAGAAGCTCAAATCCGATGCGGAAGCCTACCTCGGCCAGACGGTGACGCAAGCGGTCATTACCGTTCCCGCCTACTTCAACGACTCCCAGCGCCAGGCGACCAAGGACGCCGGCAAGATCGCGGGCCTCGAAGTGCTCCGCATCGTCAACGAGCCGACGGCGGCCGCCCTCGCTTATGGCCTGGAAAAGTCCGAGGATCAGACGATCCTCGTGTATGACCTCGGCGGCGGCACGTTCGACGTCTCCATCCTCGAGCTCGGCGACGGCTTCTTCGAAGTCAAGGCGACGAGCGGCGACAACCGTCTCGGCGGGGACGACTTCGACCAGGTCATCATCGACCACATCGTGGCGGAGTTCAAGAAAGAGCATGGCTCCGACCTGTCCAAGGACAAAGCGGCCGTGCAGCGTCTCAAGGATGCGGCCGAAAAGGCGAAGAAAGAGCTGTCCGGCGTCCTGACGACGACGATCAGCCTGCCGTTCATCACGATGGTCGACGGCGTGCCGCAGCACTTGGAGCTGAACCTGACCCGCGCCAAGTTCGAAGAGCTGGCCGCTCCGCTCGTGGAGCGCACGCTCGCGCCGACGCGCCAGGCGCTGAGCGACTCCGGCCTGTCGGCCAGCGAGATCGACAAGGTCGTCCTTGTCGGCGGCTCCACGCGCATCCCGGCCGTGCAGGAAGCGATCAAGAAGCTGATCGGCAAAGAGCCGCATAAAGGCGTGAACCCGGACGAAGTCGTCGCCCTCGGCGCGGCGGTCCAAGCGGGCGTCCTGACCGGCGACGTGAAGGATGTCGTCCTGCTCGACGTCACTCCGCTGTCGCTCGGCATCGAGACGGCGGGCGGCGTGTTCACCAAGATGATCGAGCGCAACACGACGATTCCGACGAGCAAGTCCCAAGTCTACTCCACGTACGCGGACAACCAGACGAGCGTCGAGATCCACGTCCTGCAGGGCGAGCGCGCCATGGCCGCCGGCAACAAGACGCTCGGACGCTTCATGCTGGGAGACATCCCGCCGGCTCCGCGCGGCGTGCCGCAGATCGAAGTCACGTTCGACATCGACGCCAACGGCATCGTCAACGTCAGCGCGCTGGACAAAGGCACGGGCAAGAGCCAGAAGATCACGATCACGTCTTCGAGCGGCCTGAGCGACGAGGAAGTCGAGCGCATGATGAAGGATGCCGAGCTCAACGCCGAGGAAGACCGCAAGCGCAAGGAGCTCGTCGAGGCGAAGAACAACGCCGACCAGCTGATCTACTCCGTCGACAAGACGGTCAAGGATCTGGGCGACAAGATCGACGCCGGCGAGATCGAGAAGGCGAACCAGGCCAAGGAAGCGCTACAGGCAGTCGTCGGCGGCGAGGATCTGGACGCGATCAAAAAAGCGACCGACGAGCTGACCGAGATCGTGCAGCAGCTGTCCGTCAAGCTCTATGAGCAGGCGGCGCAAGCGGAGCAAGGCGCTCCGGGCGCCGATGGCGGCGCGGCTCAAGGCGGCGCGGCAGGACGCGACAACGTCGTCGACGCCGACTACGAAGTCGTGGACGACAAGAAATAA
- the grpE gene encoding nucleotide exchange factor GrpE, translating to MESKKNTIDEQTSAEEILTADEETAEQAAAAAGGEPIEAEPQAAEEDRQAPEQDARYAELARQAEDHQQRLLRVQADYDNFRRRTQKEKEELGQYASAKLLTQLLPIVDNFDRAIAAAAGGGDSDSLAKGVDMIFRQLQGVLEQEGLKAMEAVGQPFNPEFHQAVMTVESDEHEEGIVVEELQKGFMLKDKVLRPAMVKVSG from the coding sequence TTGGAATCCAAAAAGAATACGATAGATGAACAGACAAGCGCGGAAGAAATCCTGACCGCCGACGAAGAGACGGCGGAGCAGGCGGCCGCTGCCGCAGGCGGCGAGCCGATCGAGGCCGAGCCGCAGGCAGCGGAGGAGGACAGGCAGGCGCCGGAGCAGGATGCCCGCTATGCGGAGCTGGCTCGCCAGGCGGAGGATCACCAGCAGCGGCTGCTGCGCGTCCAGGCGGACTACGACAACTTCCGCCGCCGCACCCAAAAGGAAAAGGAAGAGCTCGGCCAATACGCATCCGCGAAGCTGCTGACGCAGCTGCTGCCGATCGTCGACAACTTCGACCGGGCGATCGCCGCCGCGGCCGGCGGGGGCGACTCGGACTCGCTGGCCAAGGGCGTCGACATGATCTTCCGGCAGCTGCAAGGCGTGCTCGAGCAGGAAGGGCTGAAGGCGATGGAAGCGGTCGGACAGCCATTCAATCCGGAGTTCCATCAAGCGGTCATGACCGTGGAGTCCGACGAGCATGAGGAAGGCATCGTCGTGGAGGAGCTGCAAAAGGGCTTCATGCTCAAGGACAAAGTGCTCCGTCCCGCCATGGTCAAGGTAAGCGGCTAG
- the hrcA gene encoding heat-inducible transcriptional repressor HrcA, which translates to MLTERQQLILGVIIDDYIRSAEPVGSRSISKRGDVAFSPATIRNEMADLEELGFLEQPHTSAGRIPSIQGYRYYVDHLMRHEAVAKSELQAIRAFVASRMTEAEQAIQQAAMIISNLTNYTSIVLGPDSVNQALKQFQLVPLGGDKAVAIVVTNTGHVENRTVTIPPDLDMNDIEQAVRFLNERLSGTPLTRLKSRLFSAAGEEMGRYADQCEGLLKLIEQAVRPEDDSRLFLSGTTRILAQPEFKDVDKVKNILGLLEETPTLMRLFSSMPQGLSVRIGTENDHAAIASCSLITATFTIEGEQMGTIGILGPTRMDYGRVISLLGEFGRSLSGLGTER; encoded by the coding sequence ATGTTGACGGAAAGGCAGCAGCTGATTCTAGGCGTAATCATCGACGATTATATCCGTTCCGCCGAGCCTGTAGGCTCCCGGAGCATTTCCAAGCGAGGCGACGTGGCCTTCAGCCCGGCGACGATCCGCAACGAAATGGCGGATTTGGAGGAGCTGGGATTCCTGGAGCAGCCGCATACGTCGGCTGGACGCATTCCATCGATTCAAGGCTACCGCTACTATGTGGATCATCTGATGAGACATGAGGCGGTCGCCAAGAGCGAGCTGCAGGCGATCCGCGCGTTCGTCGCCAGCCGCATGACGGAGGCCGAGCAGGCCATCCAGCAGGCGGCGATGATTATTTCCAATCTGACGAACTACACGTCGATCGTGCTCGGGCCGGACTCGGTCAATCAGGCGCTCAAGCAGTTCCAGCTCGTGCCGCTCGGCGGCGACAAGGCGGTTGCGATCGTCGTGACCAATACCGGCCACGTCGAGAACCGCACGGTGACGATCCCGCCGGACCTGGACATGAACGACATCGAGCAGGCGGTGCGCTTCCTCAACGAGCGGCTGAGCGGGACGCCGCTCACCCGCCTCAAGTCCCGCCTCTTCTCGGCGGCGGGCGAGGAGATGGGCCGCTATGCCGATCAGTGCGAGGGGCTGCTCAAGCTGATCGAGCAGGCCGTCCGCCCGGAGGACGACAGCCGCCTGTTCCTCTCCGGCACGACCCGCATCCTCGCCCAGCCGGAGTTCAAGGACGTCGACAAGGTCAAGAACATCCTGGGGCTGCTCGAGGAGACGCCGACGCTGATGCGGCTGTTCTCCTCCATGCCCCAGGGCTTGTCGGTGCGGATCGGGACCGAGAACGACCATGCCGCTATCGCGAGCTGCAGCCTCATCACCGCCACGTTCACGATCGAAGGCGAGCAGATGGGCACGATCGGCATCCTCGGTCCGACGAGGATGGATTACGGGCGCGTCATCAGCTTGCTCGGCGAGTTCGGGCGCAGCCTGAGCGGCTTGGGGACGGAGCGCTAA